One Ferroacidibacillus organovorans genomic window, CTCGCCATGATCGAGGAGTATGTAGGCAAGTGGCTGGATGACGGCAAGTTTCCGCTCGGGCTTGGCGGGGAGCACCTTGTCACGCTTGGCGTGATGCGCGCCGTGGCAAAGCGTATCCCGGAGGTCGCACTTGTGCATTTTGACGCGCACACTGATTTGCGCGATCAGTACGAGGGTGAACAGCTCTCTCACTCTGCGGTCATCAAAAAGGTCGCGGGGTTTGTCGATCCTGCAAACATCTTTCAGTTCGGGATTCGCTCAGGCACGCGCGAGGAGTTCGCGTGGGCGAAGAAGCATACGAATTTTTATCCGTTTGACGTGCTTGAGCCACTGCGCGGGTGTCTGGCGCGGCTTGAGGGGCGGCCAATCTATGTCACGGTTGACATTGATGTGCTTGATCCCGCGCACGCGCCAGGAACAGGGACGGCGGAAGCGGGCGGGATCACCTCAAAAGAGCTGCTTGCGTCGATACATGCGATGAAGGGACTCAATGTGGTGGGTTTTGACCTCGTTGAAGTCGCACCTGTTCTTGACGCGACAG contains:
- the speB gene encoding agmatinase, translating into MRGHREPFDPAYTGQSFIGAKDGYEAARAVIYGMPMDWTTSFRPGTRLGPRRIREVSLGLEEYSPYLDRSLLDASFVDMGDIPLPFGNPDRSLAMIEEYVGKWLDDGKFPLGLGGEHLVTLGVMRAVAKRIPEVALVHFDAHTDLRDQYEGEQLSHSAVIKKVAGFVDPANIFQFGIRSGTREEFAWAKKHTNFYPFDVLEPLRGCLARLEGRPIYVTVDIDVLDPAHAPGTGTAEAGGITSKELLASIHAMKGLNVVGFDLVEVAPVLDATEQTQIVAAKVVREALLAFAD